One segment of Neisseria mucosa DNA contains the following:
- the msbA gene encoding lipid A export permease/ATP-binding protein MsbA codes for MQTTQATSNWELYKRLLGYLKSYWKMFIVSVVAMLIVAGTMPAFGYLLKPLINEGFVDKNMKSMSWLPLAIVALFFVRGLFNFINEYCTTYLSSHLVQRLRGEMFNKMMHLPTSYFSSNTGGRLMSRILNDVNQITDAGFNVITVIAKDGVSVVGLLGLLTYLNWRLTLITFIILPVVAVCIQTVSKRLRKLSANNQIYLGQLMQVLGESINGERVVKIYGGQDYENRRFDRIANDVRRNLLKQVSASSAGTGITQLMASVALAAIIYAAARQAGLSGFSAGDFMSFLSSMIMMFDPIKRMTGVMQSLQRGLAAAESVFTFLDQPEENNEGKQTLSPNPGNIEFCDVVHRYPEAERNSLNHINLLVPQGKVTALVGASGCGKTTLANMLPRFLNPNEGEVLIGGININEYTLESLRSRMAFVSQNVVLFNGTIAENIAYAQADKFSEEEIINAAKAANAWEFIQKMPQGLHTEVGENGLKLSGGQRQRLAIARALLKNAPILILDEATSALDNESERLVQTALENLMQNRTTLVIAHRLSTIEKADNIVVMHEGNVVEQGTHQELISAGGRYADLHSLSEKSAVPASK; via the coding sequence ATGCAGACAACACAAGCCACATCCAACTGGGAGTTATACAAGCGCTTGCTTGGATATTTGAAAAGCTATTGGAAGATGTTTATCGTCTCCGTAGTGGCCATGCTGATTGTCGCCGGTACGATGCCGGCTTTCGGTTACTTGCTCAAACCTTTGATCAATGAAGGTTTTGTCGATAAAAACATGAAAAGCATGTCATGGTTGCCGCTGGCAATTGTGGCGCTGTTTTTCGTTCGCGGCCTGTTTAACTTCATCAACGAATATTGCACGACGTATCTGTCCAGCCACTTGGTGCAGCGCTTGCGCGGTGAAATGTTCAACAAAATGATGCACCTGCCGACTTCGTATTTCAGCAGCAATACCGGCGGCCGTTTGATGTCTCGCATCTTGAACGACGTCAATCAAATTACCGATGCAGGGTTTAACGTCATTACCGTGATTGCCAAAGACGGCGTGAGCGTAGTCGGCCTGTTGGGCTTGCTGACTTATCTGAACTGGCGTTTGACCCTGATTACTTTTATCATCTTACCGGTCGTCGCCGTATGTATCCAAACAGTCAGTAAACGCCTGCGCAAACTGTCTGCCAACAATCAAATTTATCTTGGCCAGCTGATGCAGGTCTTGGGCGAAAGTATTAATGGCGAACGCGTTGTAAAAATCTACGGTGGTCAAGATTATGAAAACCGCCGCTTCGACCGTATTGCCAATGATGTTCGCCGCAACCTGCTCAAACAGGTTTCCGCCAGCTCTGCCGGTACCGGTATTACGCAATTGATGGCTTCGGTCGCTCTGGCCGCAATTATTTACGCAGCAGCCCGCCAAGCAGGGCTTTCCGGCTTTAGTGCAGGCGATTTCATGTCGTTTTTGTCCAGCATGATCATGATGTTTGACCCCATCAAACGCATGACCGGTGTGATGCAATCCCTGCAGCGCGGTTTGGCGGCGGCAGAAAGCGTCTTCACCTTTTTGGACCAACCCGAAGAAAACAACGAAGGCAAACAAACCCTCAGCCCAAACCCTGGCAATATCGAATTTTGCGATGTTGTACACCGTTATCCTGAAGCCGAACGCAACAGTTTGAACCACATCAACCTGCTTGTCCCGCAAGGCAAAGTGACTGCATTGGTCGGCGCATCGGGTTGCGGCAAAACCACCTTGGCCAATATGTTGCCGCGCTTCCTTAATCCCAATGAAGGCGAAGTTTTGATCGGCGGCATCAACATCAATGAATATACGCTCGAAAGCTTGCGCAGCCGCATGGCATTCGTCAGCCAAAACGTTGTCCTGTTTAATGGTACGATTGCTGAAAACATTGCCTATGCACAAGCTGACAAATTCAGCGAAGAAGAAATTATCAATGCCGCAAAAGCAGCCAATGCCTGGGAATTTATCCAAAAAATGCCGCAAGGCCTGCACACTGAAGTCGGCGAAAACGGTTTAAAACTGTCCGGCGGCCAACGTCAACGTCTCGCTATTGCGCGTGCGCTTTTGAAAAACGCGCCGATTTTAATTTTGGACGAAGCCACCAGTGCATTGGATAATGAATCCGAACGTTTGGTGCAAACCGCATTGGAAAACCTGATGCAAAACCGTACCACTTTGGTGATT
- the thrC gene encoding threonine synthase: MKYISTRGATARKQFSEVLLMGLAPDGGLMLPEQYPQIDRATLDQWRTLSYPELAFEVMSLFATDIPADDLRDIINRTYTEEVFGTKAITPVRTLSDGIKIQALSNGPTLAFKDMAMQFLGNAFEYVLNKEGKELNILGATSGDTGSAAEYALRGKKGVNVFMLSPEGKMSAFQRAQMFSLQDANIHNIAVEGMFDDCQDIVKAVQNDAEFKAKYHIGTVNSINWGRIVAQVVYYFAGYFNATSSNDEKVSFCVPSGNFGNVCAGHIARQMGLPIHRLIVATNENDVLDEFFKTGAYRPRNSEHTHVTSSPSMDISKASNFERFVFDLMDRDADEIQTLWAEVASGKGFNLEFALNKVHQQYGFVSGKSTHANRLATIKQVYEQDHELIDPHTADGVKVAREVREAGETIVCLETALAAKFEATIHEAVGEVSIPRPAALEGLENLPQRVRVVPNNATAVKDIIKEALA; encoded by the coding sequence ATGAAATACATCAGCACCCGCGGTGCGACCGCACGCAAGCAATTTAGCGAAGTTTTATTGATGGGTTTAGCTCCTGACGGCGGTTTGATGCTGCCTGAGCAATACCCTCAAATCGACCGTGCTACTTTAGACCAATGGCGCACACTCAGTTACCCCGAGCTGGCGTTTGAAGTCATGAGCCTGTTTGCCACCGACATCCCTGCTGATGATTTACGCGACATCATCAACCGCACCTACACCGAAGAAGTATTCGGTACCAAAGCCATCACGCCGGTGCGTACACTTTCAGACGGCATCAAAATCCAAGCCCTGTCCAACGGCCCGACTTTGGCATTCAAAGACATGGCCATGCAATTCTTGGGCAATGCGTTTGAATATGTATTGAATAAAGAAGGCAAAGAACTCAATATCTTAGGCGCCACCAGCGGCGATACCGGCTCTGCCGCCGAATATGCCCTGCGCGGTAAAAAAGGCGTCAACGTCTTCATGCTGTCTCCGGAAGGCAAAATGAGCGCATTCCAACGCGCGCAAATGTTCAGCCTACAAGATGCCAACATCCACAACATCGCCGTTGAAGGCATGTTTGACGACTGCCAAGACATCGTCAAAGCCGTACAAAACGATGCCGAATTCAAAGCCAAATACCACATCGGCACAGTCAACTCCATCAACTGGGGCCGCATCGTCGCCCAAGTCGTGTACTACTTCGCCGGTTATTTCAACGCCACATCAAGCAATGACGAAAAAGTCAGCTTCTGCGTACCAAGCGGCAACTTCGGCAATGTCTGCGCCGGCCATATCGCCCGTCAAATGGGTCTGCCTATCCACCGCTTGATTGTCGCCACCAACGAAAACGACGTATTGGACGAATTTTTCAAAACCGGCGCATACCGCCCACGCAACAGCGAACACACCCACGTCACTTCCAGCCCGTCTATGGATATTTCCAAAGCCTCCAACTTCGAGCGTTTTGTGTTTGACCTGATGGACCGCGATGCGGACGAAATCCAAACCTTATGGGCGGAAGTAGCCTCCGGCAAAGGCTTCAATTTGGAATTTGCCTTAAACAAAGTACATCAACAATATGGCTTTGTTTCCGGTAAATCGACCCATGCCAACCGCCTTGCCACCATCAAACAGGTTTACGAGCAAGATCATGAATTGATTGATCCGCATACAGCCGATGGCGTCAAAGTTGCCCGTGAAGTCCGCGAGGCCGGCGAAACTATCGTCTGCCTCGAAACCGCACTGGCCGCCAAATTTGAAGCCACCATCCATGAAGCGGTCGGAGAAGTTTCCATCCCCCGCCCTGCCGCATTGGAAGGCTTGGAAAATCTGCCGCAACGGGTCCGTGTTGTCCCTAATAATGCGACGGCAGTAAAAGACATCATTAAGGAAGCTCTGGCTTAA
- a CDS encoding replication-associated recombination protein A, translated as MSDLFARQPEAPLAERLRPHSLDDVIGQQHLIGEGKPLRVAVEGGKPHSMLLWGPPGVGKTTLARILAQSFNAQFLPVSAVFSGVKDIREAIEKAEIALQQGQATILFVDEVHRFNKAQQDAFLPYVESGLLTFIGATTENPSFEVNPALLSRAQVYVLQSLSSDDLKKLIAKVLALPEYQDFTIEADAQELLVNTADGDARRLLNLLEQLLRAADTRRLKTLTAEFLADSLGAQIRRFDKGGESFYNQISALHKSVRGSHPNAALYWFCRMLDGGTDPRYLARRIVRMAWEDIGLADPRALTIANDAAATYERLGSPEGELALAQAVLYLAAAAKSNAGYKAYNQMRRFVKENASDEVPVHLRNAPTKLMKELGYGREYRYAHDEPNAYAAGESYMPDGLDEPDFYQPVPRGLEIKIGEKLKWLKSLDEDALDD; from the coding sequence ATGTCTGACCTTTTCGCCCGCCAACCCGAAGCCCCTTTAGCCGAACGCCTGCGCCCGCATTCTTTAGATGATGTCATCGGGCAGCAGCACTTAATCGGTGAGGGCAAACCTTTGCGCGTGGCGGTGGAAGGAGGAAAGCCACATTCTATGTTGCTGTGGGGGCCGCCGGGCGTAGGCAAAACCACGCTGGCACGGATTTTGGCGCAGAGTTTCAATGCGCAGTTTCTGCCTGTTTCCGCCGTATTTTCCGGCGTGAAAGACATACGCGAGGCCATTGAAAAAGCTGAAATTGCCTTGCAACAAGGGCAAGCGACGATTTTGTTTGTTGACGAGGTACACCGCTTCAACAAAGCGCAACAGGACGCATTTTTGCCTTATGTCGAAAGCGGCTTATTAACCTTTATTGGCGCGACCACGGAAAACCCGTCATTTGAAGTCAATCCGGCATTGCTCAGCAGGGCGCAGGTTTATGTCTTGCAATCCTTGTCTTCAGACGACCTAAAAAAACTGATTGCCAAAGTATTGGCTTTGCCCGAATACCAAGACTTTACGATTGAAGCGGATGCGCAAGAATTGCTTGTGAATACCGCCGACGGCGATGCGCGCAGATTGTTGAATTTATTGGAACAACTTTTACGTGCTGCCGATACACGCCGTCTGAAAACCTTAACCGCCGAATTTCTCGCCGACAGTCTCGGGGCGCAAATCCGCCGTTTTGATAAGGGTGGCGAGAGTTTCTACAACCAAATCTCCGCCCTGCACAAATCCGTACGCGGTTCGCATCCTAACGCGGCATTGTATTGGTTCTGCCGTATGCTCGACGGTGGCACCGACCCGCGCTATCTCGCCCGCCGCATTGTCCGCATGGCATGGGAAGACATCGGCTTGGCTGATCCGCGTGCCTTAACGATTGCTAATGATGCCGCCGCGACTTATGAGCGCTTAGGCTCGCCGGAAGGGGAGCTTGCTTTGGCGCAAGCCGTGTTGTACCTTGCCGCCGCTGCCAAATCCAATGCAGGCTATAAGGCATACAACCAAATGCGCCGTTTCGTCAAAGAAAATGCCAGCGACGAAGTGCCTGTCCACCTGCGCAATGCGCCGACCAAGTTGATGAAAGAATTGGGTTACGGACGCGAATATCGCTACGCCCATGATGAACCAAATGCCTACGCCGCCGGCGAAAGCTATATGCCCGACGGCTTGGACGAACCCGACTTCTACCAACCCGTCCCTCGCGGATTGGAAATCAAAATTGGTGAAAAGCTGAAATGGCTGAAATCCTTGGATGAAGATGCGCTGGATGATTAA
- a CDS encoding low molecular weight protein tyrosine phosphatase family protein: protein MNLMLNGLTNSKDTFSIQSRWFSQGGYFPPFLIFMNALFICSRNQWRSPTAETVFRRYPNVQARSAGTSPNARHTVSIDDIAWADKIFVMEQKHKSRLLAQFPRTLQYKEMIVLDIPDDYRYMDEELIEILKESVVPYLSR, encoded by the coding sequence ATGAATTTGATGCTGAATGGTTTGACTAACTCAAAAGATACATTTTCGATTCAATCGAGATGGTTTTCACAAGGCGGATATTTTCCGCCTTTTTTAATTTTTATGAATGCACTTTTTATTTGTAGTCGTAACCAATGGCGCAGTCCTACCGCTGAAACCGTATTTCGACGTTATCCAAATGTACAGGCACGTTCTGCAGGAACCAGCCCCAATGCGCGGCATACTGTTTCCATAGATGACATTGCATGGGCGGATAAGATTTTCGTAATGGAACAAAAACATAAGAGCCGTCTGCTGGCACAGTTTCCCCGTACTTTGCAATATAAGGAAATGATTGTTTTAGATATTCCTGATGATTATCGATACATGGATGAAGAATTGATAGAAATATTGAAGGAAAGTGTCGTGCCTTATCTGTCTAGATAA
- a CDS encoding hemolysin family protein, which produces MNILEALLLLCLLIVISAFVSCSELALASARKIKLQVMAKDGGDTRALDVLNMQQQPGSFITVVQIGLNAVAILAGIVGEAAVRPYFDGLLANAGSWGSTAASLLTFTLVTGSFILIADLMPKRVAMTHPEAVAVRIVRPMMFLIFILKPFILIFDGLANAIFKLFKISTVRQEQLTSEDIYAVVDAGAQAGVLKEQEHYLIENIFDMQERKVTSTMSTREYIVYFDKHDDSDTVLEMMSDKPHNKFLVCDGDLERVIGYIESHTLLTLFLKGKDVRLTDKRVLRKVLFIPDTLSLYDVLETFKTSGEDFAVVVNEYALVVGVVTLKDVMSIVMGELVNTEEEPQIIRRTEDTWLVDGATPLADVMRALDIEEFPGSENYETIAGFMMYSLRKIPKRTDFLVYAGYKFEIIDTENLKIDQLLVSKQGNMVGKM; this is translated from the coding sequence ATGAATATTCTCGAAGCCTTACTATTATTGTGCCTACTGATCGTCATTAGCGCGTTTGTGTCCTGTTCAGAACTTGCGCTTGCTTCGGCGCGCAAAATCAAATTGCAGGTCATGGCGAAAGACGGCGGCGATACACGCGCGCTGGATGTGCTCAATATGCAGCAGCAGCCGGGTAGTTTTATTACCGTCGTCCAAATCGGTTTGAACGCCGTCGCCATTCTTGCCGGTATCGTCGGAGAGGCGGCGGTGCGCCCCTATTTTGACGGCTTGTTGGCAAACGCTGGCAGTTGGGGCAGTACGGCTGCGTCGCTGCTGACATTTACGTTGGTAACAGGCAGCTTTATCCTGATTGCCGACCTGATGCCCAAGCGCGTGGCGATGACCCACCCTGAAGCGGTGGCGGTACGCATTGTGCGGCCGATGATGTTTTTAATTTTTATCTTAAAGCCGTTTATTTTGATTTTTGACGGATTGGCAAACGCAATATTCAAGCTCTTCAAAATTTCTACCGTCCGTCAGGAGCAACTGACTTCGGAAGATATTTACGCCGTCGTCGATGCCGGTGCGCAGGCTGGTGTGTTGAAAGAACAAGAACACTATCTGATTGAAAACATTTTCGATATGCAAGAGCGCAAGGTAACTTCCACCATGAGCACGCGCGAATACATTGTCTATTTCGATAAACACGATGACAGCGATACCGTGTTGGAAATGATGTCGGACAAACCGCACAACAAATTCCTTGTATGCGACGGCGATTTGGAACGCGTCATCGGCTATATCGAATCGCACACGCTATTGACCCTGTTTTTAAAAGGAAAAGACGTCCGCCTGACCGACAAGCGTGTATTGCGCAAAGTCTTGTTCATCCCTGACACGCTGTCGCTTTACGATGTATTGGAAACCTTCAAAACTTCCGGCGAAGACTTTGCCGTCGTAGTGAACGAATACGCGCTCGTGGTCGGTGTGGTAACGCTGAAAGACGTGATGAGCATTGTCATGGGCGAGCTGGTCAATACCGAAGAAGAGCCGCAAATCATCCGCCGCACCGAAGACACCTGGCTGGTGGATGGCGCGACCCCGCTCGCCGATGTCATGCGTGCGTTGGATATCGAAGAGTTTCCCGGTTCGGAAAACTACGAAACCATCGCCGGCTTTATGATGTATTCCCTGCGCAAAATCCCGAAGCGCACGGATTTTCTGGTTTATGCCGGTTATAAGTTTGAAATCATCGATACTGAAAATTTGAAAATCGACCAGCTTTTGGTTTCAAAACAAGGAAATATGGTGGGGAAAATGTAA
- a CDS encoding RNA ligase family protein produces the protein MTTNEPQKYARSLHAPISLGTTSDDRFMPRGFLSYFAELPKLVLTEKLDGQNNCFAAHGLYARSHTAPTQHPWDKPLLQRWQQIKDDLGDLELFGEKTKSSTATIWRRMGREGEK, from the coding sequence ATGACGACTAACGAACCTCAAAAATACGCCCGCAGCCTGCATGCGCCCATCAGCCTCGGCACAACCTCTGACGACCGCTTTATGCCGCGTGGCTTTCTTTCATATTTTGCCGAGCTGCCGAAGTTGGTTTTAACCGAAAAATTAGATGGACAAAACAACTGCTTTGCTGCACACGGCCTCTATGCCCGTAGTCATACTGCACCTACCCAGCATCCGTGGGATAAACCTTTGCTGCAACGATGGCAGCAAATCAAAGATGATTTGGGCGATCTCGAACTTTTTGGCGAGAAGACGAAGTCATCCACCGCGACAATATGGCGTCGCATGGGTAGGGAAGGGGAAAAGTAA